A genomic window from Ascaphus truei isolate aAscTru1 chromosome 1, aAscTru1.hap1, whole genome shotgun sequence includes:
- the LOC142491334 gene encoding solute carrier family 46 member 2-like, with protein MLLVRTWIEPVVAVAQLGGSFYDTGLLMVVKNHYNQTNSSSNSSSEDALQKAISNFYIIYKLITNLTPLLSAYILAKIGDRKNRKIPICVPLVGYLVSILFLLFVILLDWPIEVLYGSAAFNGLTGWFTTYWAGVMAFASLGSSESERSLRLIVIDSVFGLAGFAGSLISGHIFVHLKIKNHQGTVLVSCSLACYIFCLLYTLFVLRIPHSEKPNTEGPTSSMVKDKPIKENLQEPINTEYTECSRLLDDRSNVISAASPSEGSLNVSPSKVIISLLFISAMLYNASVNGAEDVITIFVLKEPLSWGPVNVGYGNAAAYMVFVTSFLGVYVFSKCLGDITMIIIGMVSFCAGILIMAFVRWTFLYYIARAVMMFSLIPLPTIRSILSKHVQESSYGKIFVVLQLALGIVAVITSTAFNEIYQATLDWFSGFCFIMICILSFFSLILISVAACKQYSRIDYTGMPTNN; from the exons ATGCTGCTGGTGAGGACCTGGATTGAACCTGTGGTTGCCGTAGCCCAGCTTGGGGGCTCTTTTTATGACACTGGACTGCTGATGGTGGTGAAGAATCACTATAACCAGACTAACTCCTCTTCTAACAGCTCCAGTGAGGATGCACTACAGAAAGCCATCTCAAACTTCTATATCATTTACAAACTGATCACGAACTTGACTCCTTTGCTCTCTGCATATATCCTGGCAAAGATTGGTGACAGAAAGAACAGGAAGATCCCCATCTGTGTTCCATTGGTGGGGTACTTGGTGTCCATTTTGTTTCTGCTCTTTGTGATTCTTCTGGACTGGCCAATAGAGGTGTTATATGGCTCTGCTGCCTTCAATGGTTTAACTGGCTGGTTCACAACGTACTGGGCTGGTGTCATGGCCTTTGCATCATTAGGCTCCTCTGAGAGCGAAAGGTCTCTTCGACTCATTGTAATTGACAGTGTGTTTGGGTTGGCTGGTTTTGCTGGCAGTTTAATTTCTGGACATATCTTcgttcatttaaaaataaaaaatcatcaAGGGACTGTTCTGGTCTCCTGCAGCCTTGCATGTTATATCTTCTGCCTCCTGTATACCCTTTTTGTTTTGAGAATTCCTCATTCTGAAAAACCAAACACTGAGGGACCTACATCAAGTATGGTGAAAGACAAACCCATCAAGGAAAACCTACAAGAGCCCATTAACACTGAATATACAGAATGTAGCAGACTGTTGGATGACAGGTCCAATGTAATCTCAGCAGCCAGCCCATCTGAAGGTTCTTTAAATGTGTCTCCCTCCAAAGTCATCATTTCTCTCCTGTTCATCAGCGCTATGCTATACAACGCATCTGTTAATGGCGCTGAAGATGTAATTACTATATTTGTATTAAAGGAGCCCTTAAGCTGGGGTCCAGTGAATGTTGGTTATGGAAATGCTGCCGCCTACATGGTATTTGTCACCAGCTTCCTAGGGGTTTATGTTTTCTCCAAGTGTTTGGGTGATATAACCATGATCATTATTGGAATGGTGTCATTCTGCGCTGGGATTCTGATAATGGCCTTTGTGCGCTGGACTTTCCTGTATTACATTG CTCGGGCTGTGATGATGTTTTCTCTGATCCCGCTACCAACTATTAGGTCTATTTTATCCAAACATGTACAAGAATCATCATATG GAAAAATCTTTGTTGTGCTTCAGTTGGCCTTAGGAATTGTGGCTGTGATCACTTCAACTGCATTCAATGAGATTTATCAAGCTACATTGGATTGGTTCAGTGGATTCTGCTTTATTATGATCTGCATCCTTTCCTTCTTCAGTCTTATTCTCATCAG